A window of the Phaseolus vulgaris cultivar G19833 chromosome 5, P. vulgaris v2.0, whole genome shotgun sequence genome harbors these coding sequences:
- the LOC137833993 gene encoding uncharacterized protein: MAEDFPSIISKAVESSTKKLQDDIFTLRAENRSIRIEAERLSCNLTDIELESKLVPYRVKVADLEALIKADAAKVKKLEQRSADREVFLGKVEKERDDTVAKLAEANEENGKIAAEPAQVQAESKKVAEDLLQARETVEELKKQAEGLKQQNEGLKKQIEELELSSAQILAAGFEAAREQFACLYPDLDLTMVSLNNEVVDGKVVPSED; the protein is encoded by the exons atggcggaggatttcccctccatcatatccaaagctgtggagagttccaccaagaagctccaagatgacATCTTCACACTCCGAGCGGAGAATCGCAgcataaggatcgaggcggagaggttatctTGCAACCtaactgat attgagctggagagcaagctggtaccttatcgcgtcaaagtggctgacctggaggcgttgatcaaagcTGACGCTGCCAAGGTAAAGAAGCTcgaacaaaggtcagccgatcgggaggtcttcctggggaaggtggaaaaggagagagacgacaccgtGGCCAAGCTCGCGGAAGCCAACGAAGAAAACGGGAAGATCGCCGCAGAGCCGgcccaggtgcaggcagaatccaagaaggttgctgaagaccttcttcaagctcgagAAACagttgaagaacttaagaaacaagctgaagggctgaagcagcagaacgaggggctaaagaaacagatcgaagaacttgagctgagctctgcccagattcttgctgctggattcgaggccgcccgggaacagttcgcctgcctgtATCCCGACTTAGATCTTaccatggtgtctctcaacaacgaggtggtggacgggaaggtgGTTCCTTCAGAAGATtga